The window TTTTTCAAAAAAAATGGCTTTCCGAAGTTTCGGAAGCCGTTTCTATCTTATTAGGTTCATTAATTTACGTCGCAGTCTCCAGCCCCATCCGGAGATTCGGGTGCTTGATTTACCTGCGAGGTATGCTGAGGCCAGCAGTATTAGCAAAACTATGCTGGTGCTGAGCAAGAATTTCTTAATTTCTTCATTATAGATCTCCCAGCCTGGGCCGGCGAGGTTGCCGATTAAAATGTAGGCTGATGACCATATGAATGCGCCGATAGCGGTGCATATGCAATAAAGCTTGGGCGGGAATTTGGTGATGCCGGCGAAGTAGCCGATGGCATGCCTTGCTCCGGGTATAAAGAAGACCAAAATTAATAGTTTGTTACCGTATTTGTTAAACCATTTTGCGATTTTTTCAATGGTTGAGATTTTAATGTATACATAATGGCCGTATTTAGCTATGAATCCATAGCCAAGCTTTTTTCCGATCCAGTAATTTGCGATCATTCCGGTGAATGTCCCGATAGTGGCGATTGCGATGGTTGCCAGCCATTGAAGTTCCCCTGTAAAGGACAAATAGCCGGAATAACCGAGAAGGGCTTCTAAAGGAACAGGCAGAATAATCATTCCTAGTGCCATTGAAATGAATAGGAACATATAGCCGTATTCATTCATGAAAGCTACTGCGTGCTGCACAAGTCCTTCCCCCTCCAAAATTAGACAATTTTGTCATTAGGACAACATTTCAACTATAGTGCTCGGTTGTTTATTTGGCAATGGAAAATTTTTCTTGCTGGTGGTAAGATGGACAGGACTAACTTGTACATTATATGCTCGGCAATGCCAGGATAGGCGTGAAAGTTGGCATTGGCAGCAAGAAGCGCCTGGTGAGTGTTTAATTCACCAGTTTCAGAGGGAAGATAGACGTATATACCAACTGTGTTAGGAGTGGCATGAATGAAAAAAGGATTTATGGGAGTTGGGCTGGTCATCATCGGCATTATTGTCGTACTTGGCATTATGCTCGCATCGAGTTACAACGAGTTTGTCAATGCTGAGGAAAATGTTGACCAATCATATGCACAAATCGAGAACCAACTGCAGCGGCGACTGGATTTAATACCGAATTTGGTAAATACGGTTAAAGGTTATGCGGCTCATGAGAAGGAAACAATCCAAGCAATTTCTGATGCCCGTGCAAGGCTGGCGGGAGCTCGCAGCCCAGAGGAAGAAGCGACAGCGAACGCCGAGCTTTCGGGTGCACTTAGCCGCCTCCTTGTTGTTGTAGAAAATTATCCAAATTTGAAGGCGGACGCTCAGTTCCGGCAACTGATGGACGAGCTGGCAGGAACCGAGAACCGGATTGCGGTTGCCAGGAAGGATTACAACGACGTCGTAGCTGTTTACAATAAAAAGGTTAAGCAGTTCCCTGGTGCATTTGTCGCCGGAATTACCGGTTTTGATGAGAAGGAATATTTCCGCGCCGACCCTCGTTCCCAGGAAGCACCTGAGGTTGACTTCGGAGGCAACGGATAATGAAACGCTGGAAGGCCGCAAGCGTTTTTGCGCTGCTAGTCCTTCTCCTGGTTGGAAGCGCGAATGTGTTTGCAGCTGCTGGGGATATTCCGTCACCACGTGGAGATATTTATGTCCAGGATTTTGCCGATATCCTCAGCCAGGACGAAGAGCAGCAGATTCGCGGCTGGGGCAGGCAAATTCAAAGTGGTGCTGCGGGAGCCCAGGTTGCGGTCCTGACAGTCGATACAATTGGCGATCGCGATATTGAAGGATATGCAAACGAGGCATTCAGGACATACAAGCTTGGCCAGGCTGGCGAGGATAATGGGGTTCTGCTGGTGCTCGCTTTACAGGAAAAGCGAATTCGGATAGAGGTTGGCTACGGTCTTGAAGGAATCATTCCGGATGGGAAAGCCGGAAGAATCCTGGATTCGTATGCGATTCCTTCCCTTCAGGCTGGCCGCCCTAATGAAGCGGTGATCAATACGTATCAGGCGCTTGGCAATGAAGTGATGAGCGGTTTTGATGCAAGCGGCAATCCGATACCGCAGCCAGATGCCGCCGGCCAAGGACAGGATACTGGAATTCCAAACTGGCTATTCATTCTAATCGTTGCTGGTTTAATTATCCTCGATATGGTGTTTTTCCGAGGTACCTTCACCTTCCTAATCCTTTCGATGATCGGCCGTGGCGGTGGTGGAGGCGGCGGTTCAATTGGCGGCGGTGGAGGCTCGTCCGGTGGCGGCGGTGCCAGCCGTGGGTGGTAAGTTTAATGGTGGGCTGTCCAGTTCGTTGGGCAGCTCGTTTTGATTTTGGGTGGGCTGTTCGGATGAGTGGATGAATTTTTGGATGTACCGACCGGGTAAGTGTACGATTTTAATAGAGCAAGAATATGGGCTGCCATCAATAGGCAGCCCGTTTTCGTAGTGTGGTGTGGTGGTGGGTTCGGTTTGTAAATTACTGAAAATTCTCGTTGTCGTAATCCTGCTCTTTCAGAATTCCCATTTCTCTGATGTGCTGGCGTGCTTCGGCATCGCCAAACCGGTAGATCATTGCGTAAATCGTCTCCATCGTAGAATCGTATTCGGCATTTTCGTTTTCCGAGAAGGTATGGTATTCCTGAGCAGGTTTATGCGTTCTCGCATACCCTTTTAAGTCCGCCTTGTAATTCTCCTCAAACAGTTCTCGCAAATCCTGGACCTCGTCCTCATTTGCCATTATCGTGAACGTATTTTCCGCAGTCGGCTCTTTCGTAATCTCTCCTGTTTTAATATCGACAAAAAACATTTGCTTTTCCAGCATCGTCTCAGCTCCTATTCCACTTCTTCTATGGTGTACTTTTACCACTATGTTGGGATTTCTAACCCTTTTGGGAATTTTTGTACGGGAAAGAATAGCGAATGAGAGAGGGTTGGTGGTAGATGCGGCCTTTCGTCTTGCCTGAAGTTGGGAGGTTCATGGAGGTGAGGATGTGATATATCTTTTTATCATCATAGATTTGAAGAAATTCTTGTGCCTGTTTGCTTGTAATCTGAGGGGAAATCAACAGGAAGTAATCCTCTATTGCCTGATGGCTTACGTTTTTGGAAAGCTTATTGCACATCTTGCAAAACCATTTCCGATTATCTTGTTTAACTGGTATATGATTACAAAACGGGCATTGTGGGCCGAAAAGCAGATCCTGTTTAGAGATTGAAAACATTTGGAGGACATCTTGCCTTAGCTGAGTGTGGTCCGAAAGCATTTTATCTTTTAACATGTTTAGGGAAGATTCGTCTAAATAAATTTGTTTATGTTTCCTTTCGATCACTTCCACTTTTTCTACTAAGCGAATGGAGTGGATTACCTTCTGATGGGCTTCAAAGTAGTTTGGATCAGACTTGAGTTTTGCGGCAGAATTGCTCATAACAACAAAAAATTCAAGCGGTATGTCGGGGAAATCGTTTTTTCTGAACCAATCTTTTAACTGCAGGAGCTGAAGCTTGACCTGGGAAAGAGGATTTGAGTATAAGTTGATTTTTCCATCTTTGTCTTGTGTAACCTGGCTAAAATTCTTCTCGAAGGTTATCTCTCCAGCCCAAGTTTTAATTTCCAGAATCAAAGCGAAAGAAGGGGTAATCAAAAGTGTATCAATTTGAAAATAAACACCATTTACTTTTAATCGAATCCCTTTAAAAATACTGAACTTTTCTTCCTTTAAATACTTAAGGTAAAAGTCCACTGCTTTCTCACCGTTATATCCAGCACTATATGTTCGATACGACTCCTCAACCTCCATTCTCTTATGATGTGTTTTTGGAAGCCTCCTTAATAACGCCTCCAACATTAAGAGAATTAGTGGTACGGCTCTTTCTAAAACTACCAATATGCATCCCTCCTCTTTTCTGGGTAAAATTCTGCATACACACCCTTAATTCCTTTATAAGCTTATGGTCAAATGTTACAAAATAGTGCATATTTCATTGATTTGAAAATTTATCGACCGTTTTCACACTTTTTCCCCCTGTACGAATTATTTTTCACCCTCTTTCAACATTTTTCACCCTCAACGAAGTATATTTCGAAACTATTCACCATTCAGACACAAATGGAAACACATAAACACCACCAAGCGGATGGAAATTCAATTATTGTCCGGCAATCCATTACTAAGCTTAAATAGAATTCGTACTCTATTACTCTTTGGAAATTTTCCGACCGTTTTCACTCTTTTTTTCACCCTGTACGAACTATATTTCCCCCTCTTCCACACTTTTTTCACCCTCAACGAAGTATATTTCGAAACTATTCACCATTCAGACACAAATGGAAACACATAAACACCACCAAGCGAACGAAAACCCAGCCACATAATAAAACCGCCACACCCAATAAGGTGTAGCGGCCACATAAACAATCAATCTACTAATTTCCTTTACCCATAAACGGCCACCAGTTGGCTTTGCCAAACATTTTGACCATTACCGGCACGAACAACGGCAGGATGAACAAAGCATATAAAATTAAACCAATTAGTAGAATCGTTGCAATTTGAAGCAATGAGAGAACTCCCGATGGCATCATCGCGGCGAAGGTTCCGCCCAGGATGACGGCAGCGGAAATGATAACAGTCCCCATCTTTTTCATTGCCTCCAAAATTGCGTCTTCAACGCGCATCGCCTTGAACTCGT is drawn from Bacillus sp. FJAT-18017 and contains these coding sequences:
- a CDS encoding DedA family protein produces the protein MQHAVAFMNEYGYMFLFISMALGMIILPVPLEALLGYSGYLSFTGELQWLATIAIATIGTFTGMIANYWIGKKLGYGFIAKYGHYVYIKISTIEKIAKWFNKYGNKLLILVFFIPGARHAIGYFAGITKFPPKLYCICTAIGAFIWSSAYILIGNLAGPGWEIYNEEIKKFLLSTSIVLLILLASAYLAGKSSTRISGWGWRLRRKLMNLIR
- a CDS encoding LemA family protein; this translates as MKKGFMGVGLVIIGIIVVLGIMLASSYNEFVNAEENVDQSYAQIENQLQRRLDLIPNLVNTVKGYAAHEKETIQAISDARARLAGARSPEEEATANAELSGALSRLLVVVENYPNLKADAQFRQLMDELAGTENRIAVARKDYNDVVAVYNKKVKQFPGAFVAGITGFDEKEYFRADPRSQEAPEVDFGGNG
- a CDS encoding TPM domain-containing protein — its product is MKRWKAASVFALLVLLLVGSANVFAAAGDIPSPRGDIYVQDFADILSQDEEQQIRGWGRQIQSGAAGAQVAVLTVDTIGDRDIEGYANEAFRTYKLGQAGEDNGVLLVLALQEKRIRIEVGYGLEGIIPDGKAGRILDSYAIPSLQAGRPNEAVINTYQALGNEVMSGFDASGNPIPQPDAAGQGQDTGIPNWLFILIVAGLIILDMVFFRGTFTFLILSMIGRGGGGGGGSIGGGGGSSGGGGASRGW
- a CDS encoding nuclease-related domain-containing protein; its protein translation is MVVLERAVPLILLMLEALLRRLPKTHHKRMEVEESYRTYSAGYNGEKAVDFYLKYLKEEKFSIFKGIRLKVNGVYFQIDTLLITPSFALILEIKTWAGEITFEKNFSQVTQDKDGKINLYSNPLSQVKLQLLQLKDWFRKNDFPDIPLEFFVVMSNSAAKLKSDPNYFEAHQKVIHSIRLVEKVEVIERKHKQIYLDESSLNMLKDKMLSDHTQLRQDVLQMFSISKQDLLFGPQCPFCNHIPVKQDNRKWFCKMCNKLSKNVSHQAIEDYFLLISPQITSKQAQEFLQIYDDKKIYHILTSMNLPTSGKTKGRIYHQPSLIRYSFPYKNSQKG